One genomic segment of Agromyces intestinalis includes these proteins:
- a CDS encoding citrate synthase: MNPRDQSQGAATANLSYPGGSAEFPILPAVDGASSLDLSTLTRQTGFTGLDYGFVNTASTRSAITYIDGGQGILRYRGYPIEELAEHSTFLEVAWLLIYGELPTADQLGEFDEKIRRHTLLHEDLKRFFSALPHTAHPMAVLSSAVAALSTYYEDSSDPHDPDHVELTTVRLLAKLPVIAAYAHKKSIGQAFLYPDNSLDFVSNFLRLNFGNMAEPYVVDPTLAKALDRLLILHEDHEQNASTSTVRLVGSTGANLYSSISAGIQALSGPLHGGANEAVLQMLAKIRDSGEGVGRFVERVKRKEDGVKLMGFGHRVYKNYDPRAKIVKQSADAVLEALGVNDPLLDIAKELEQFALEDEYFKERRLYPNVDFYTGVIYKAMGFPTRMFTVLFAIGRLPGWIAHWREMNLDPQTKIGRPQQLYTGEPERHYPR, from the coding sequence GTGAACCCACGAGACCAATCGCAGGGTGCTGCGACCGCGAACCTGTCGTACCCCGGCGGGTCGGCCGAGTTCCCGATCCTGCCCGCCGTCGACGGCGCCTCGAGCCTCGACCTGTCGACGCTCACCCGCCAGACCGGGTTCACCGGTCTCGATTACGGCTTCGTCAACACCGCGTCGACGCGCTCGGCGATCACGTACATCGACGGCGGTCAGGGTATTCTGCGCTATCGCGGCTACCCGATCGAAGAGCTCGCCGAGCACTCGACGTTCCTCGAGGTCGCGTGGCTGCTCATCTACGGCGAGCTGCCCACCGCCGACCAGCTCGGCGAGTTCGACGAGAAGATCCGTCGGCACACGCTGCTGCACGAAGACCTGAAGCGCTTCTTCTCGGCGCTGCCGCACACCGCGCACCCGATGGCGGTGCTCTCGAGCGCGGTCGCGGCCCTCTCGACCTACTACGAGGACTCGTCCGACCCGCACGACCCCGACCACGTCGAGCTCACCACGGTGCGGCTGCTCGCGAAGCTCCCGGTCATCGCGGCGTACGCGCACAAGAAGAGCATCGGGCAGGCGTTCCTGTACCCCGACAACTCGCTCGACTTCGTGTCGAACTTCCTCCGCCTCAACTTCGGCAACATGGCCGAGCCGTACGTCGTCGATCCGACGCTCGCGAAGGCGCTCGACCGGCTCCTGATCCTGCACGAAGACCACGAGCAGAACGCATCGACGTCGACCGTGCGGCTCGTCGGCTCGACCGGCGCCAACCTGTACTCGTCGATCTCGGCGGGCATCCAGGCGCTCTCGGGCCCGCTGCACGGCGGGGCCAACGAGGCCGTGCTGCAGATGCTCGCGAAGATTCGCGACTCGGGCGAGGGCGTCGGCCGGTTCGTCGAGCGCGTGAAGCGCAAGGAAGACGGCGTAAAGCTCATGGGCTTCGGTCACCGGGTGTACAAGAACTACGACCCGCGCGCGAAGATCGTCAAGCAGTCGGCCGACGCGGTGCTCGAGGCACTCGGCGTGAACGACCCGCTGCTCGACATCGCGAAGGAGCTCGAGCAGTTCGCCCTCGAGGACGAGTACTTCAAAGAGCGCCGGCTCTACCCGAACGTCGACTTCTACACCGGCGTCATCTACAAGGCCATGGGCTTCCCGACCCGTATGTTCACCGTGCTCTTCGCGATCGGCCGGCTTCCCGGCTGGATCGCGCACTGGCGCGAGATGAACCTCGACCCGCAGACCAAGATCGGTCGCCCCCAGCAGCTGTACACGGGCGAGCCCGAGCGGCACTACCCGCGCTGA
- the dapD gene encoding 2,3,4,5-tetrahydropyridine-2,6-dicarboxylate N-succinyltransferase: MPENDVTTPARLASGLGVATVALADGAVLDTWFPAPALGALADASVEASEVVFGASGTDGVEQTDERRGVRTEVVSVEIDLDAAPAGTSDAYLRLHVLSHLLAAPNTVNLDGIFAHLPNVLWTNAGPMRPDDFAARRIALQRAGIQPQGLDKFPRLTDYVTPDRVRIADTARVRLGAHLAPGTTVMHEGFVNFNAGTLGASMVEGRISQGVVVGDGSDIGGGASIMGTLSGGGTERVVIGERALLGANSGIGISIGDDSVVEAGLYVTAGTKVSVLDPGGATRTVKAVELSGVANLLFRRNSLTGRVEVLSREGGSVVLNAALHA, translated from the coding sequence ATGCCCGAGAACGACGTCACCACCCCTGCCCGCCTCGCCTCCGGACTCGGGGTCGCGACCGTCGCGCTGGCCGACGGCGCCGTGCTCGACACGTGGTTCCCGGCTCCCGCACTCGGCGCTCTCGCCGACGCCTCGGTCGAGGCATCCGAAGTGGTGTTCGGCGCGTCGGGCACCGACGGCGTGGAGCAGACCGACGAGCGCCGCGGGGTGCGCACCGAGGTCGTCTCGGTCGAGATCGACCTCGACGCGGCACCGGCCGGCACGTCCGATGCGTACCTGCGGCTGCACGTGCTCTCGCACCTGCTCGCGGCACCGAACACGGTGAACCTCGACGGCATCTTCGCTCACCTGCCGAACGTGCTGTGGACGAACGCCGGCCCGATGCGGCCCGACGACTTCGCGGCGCGGCGCATCGCGCTCCAGCGCGCGGGAATCCAGCCGCAGGGCCTCGACAAGTTCCCGCGACTGACCGACTACGTCACGCCCGATCGGGTGCGCATCGCCGACACCGCGCGGGTGCGCCTCGGCGCGCACCTGGCGCCCGGCACCACCGTCATGCACGAGGGCTTCGTCAACTTCAACGCCGGCACGCTCGGCGCCTCGATGGTCGAGGGGCGCATCTCGCAGGGCGTCGTCGTCGGCGACGGCTCCGACATCGGCGGCGGAGCATCCATCATGGGCACCCTGTCGGGCGGCGGCACCGAACGCGTCGTGATCGGCGAGCGGGCGCTGCTCGGCGCGAACTCGGGCATCGGCATCTCGATCGGCGACGACTCGGTCGTCGAGGCCGGCCTCTACGTTACGGCGGGCACGAAGGTGTCGGTGCTCGATCCGGGTGGCGCCACGCGCACCGTGAAGGCCGTCGAGCTCTCGGGGGTGGCGAACCTGCTGTTCCGACGCAACTCGCTGACCGGGCGGGTCGAGGTGCTCTCGCGCGAGGGCGGCTCGGTGGTGCTCAACGCCGCCCTGCACGCCTGA
- a CDS encoding succinic semialdehyde dehydrogenase: protein MRATTASPALFASLADDVVASGSETIAVSVPATGEPHHDLPRSSADDVRDAVSRARLAQLAWARAGFAHRRRVLLRAHDLILERGDLLLDLAQIESGKTRGQALEELYQAASVTRFNALEAPRVLKGRHVRAGVPVATATRVRYRPKGVAGVITPWNYALSLAAMDVVPALAAGCGVVQKADDHGAVTILALRRAFIEAGVPEALWAVVTGSPDEVGEALTDEVDYICFTGSTATGRKIAEKAGRRLVGCSLELGGKNAMLVLDDVDPEQAAADAAYACFSAMGQLCVSIERIYVDRRVAEPFTRALVERLSSAKIGTGLEFDADYGSLASAAQLERITGHLDEAVAKGATVLVGGKPRPDAGAWCFEPTVLTDVTPDMLAYADETFGAVASLYVVDGDAEAIVAANHSEYGLNASVLTRSPKRAQRIADALAAGSVNINEGYRGSFGSVAAPMGGVKASGLGRRNGREGLLRFVDPVTVSRATGLLQLPRTGAEFRVLSGPFILLARVLRALRIS, encoded by the coding sequence ATGCGTGCCACGACGGCCTCCCCCGCCCTGTTCGCGAGCCTCGCCGACGACGTCGTCGCCTCGGGCTCCGAGACCATCGCCGTGTCGGTTCCGGCCACCGGCGAACCCCACCACGACCTGCCGCGCTCGAGCGCCGACGATGTTCGCGACGCGGTGTCGCGCGCCCGCCTCGCGCAGCTGGCGTGGGCCAGGGCGGGGTTCGCGCACCGCCGCCGCGTGCTGCTGCGCGCCCACGACCTCATCCTCGAGCGCGGCGACCTGCTGCTCGACCTCGCCCAGATCGAGAGCGGTAAGACGCGCGGCCAGGCGCTCGAAGAGCTCTACCAGGCTGCGTCGGTCACGCGGTTCAATGCGCTCGAGGCACCGCGGGTACTGAAGGGTCGCCACGTGCGCGCTGGTGTGCCGGTCGCCACGGCCACGCGCGTGCGGTACCGGCCGAAGGGCGTCGCCGGCGTGATCACCCCGTGGAACTACGCCCTGAGCCTCGCCGCGATGGACGTCGTGCCCGCCCTCGCCGCCGGTTGCGGCGTCGTGCAGAAGGCCGACGACCACGGCGCGGTGACAATCCTCGCGCTGCGTCGCGCATTCATCGAAGCGGGCGTGCCCGAGGCGCTGTGGGCGGTCGTGACCGGCTCACCCGACGAGGTCGGCGAGGCGCTTACCGACGAGGTCGACTACATCTGCTTCACCGGCTCGACCGCGACCGGGCGCAAGATCGCCGAGAAGGCCGGCCGCCGACTCGTCGGCTGCTCGCTCGAGCTGGGCGGCAAGAACGCGATGCTCGTGCTCGACGACGTCGACCCCGAGCAGGCGGCCGCGGATGCGGCGTACGCGTGCTTCTCGGCGATGGGCCAGCTGTGCGTGTCGATCGAGCGCATCTACGTCGACCGCCGCGTCGCCGAGCCGTTCACCCGCGCACTCGTCGAGCGGCTCTCGTCGGCGAAGATCGGCACCGGGCTCGAGTTCGACGCCGACTACGGCTCGCTCGCGAGCGCCGCCCAGCTCGAACGCATCACCGGGCACCTCGACGAAGCCGTCGCGAAGGGCGCGACGGTGCTGGTGGGCGGCAAGCCTCGGCCCGACGCGGGCGCCTGGTGCTTCGAGCCGACCGTGCTCACCGATGTCACCCCTGACATGCTCGCCTACGCCGACGAGACGTTCGGCGCCGTCGCCTCGCTCTACGTCGTCGATGGCGACGCCGAGGCGATCGTCGCGGCGAACCACAGCGAGTACGGCCTGAACGCCTCGGTGCTCACCCGCTCGCCGAAGCGGGCGCAGCGCATCGCCGACGCGCTCGCGGCCGGCAGTGTGAACATCAACGAGGGCTACCGCGGGTCGTTCGGCTCGGTCGCCGCGCCCATGGGCGGCGTGAAGGCGTCGGGACTCGGCCGCCGCAACGGCCGCGAGGGCCTGCTGCGGTTCGTCGACCCCGTGACCGTGTCGCGCGCGACCGGCCTGCTGCAGCTGCCCCGCACGGGTGCGGAGTTCCGGGTGCTGTCGGGGCCGTTCATCCTGCTCGCCCGGGTACTGCGCGCGCTGCGCATCAGCTGA
- a CDS encoding penicillin acylase family protein, producing the protein MGTDAPRTHRRRLVPFLVGLLVAVLVLVVVAGGLGWWTVSRSFPTTSGRIDAAGLQMPVTVVRDDAGIPHLTADTDHDLFFAQGYVHAQDRFWEMDFRRHVTSGRLAELFGESQVGTDAFIRTLNWRGVAQVEYEQLDEPTRAIYDAYAEGVNAFLAGHSGAELSLEYAVLGLQNPGYSPEPWSPVDSIAWLKAMAWDLRSNLEDEIDRALLSTVLPPEEVQRLHPGYSWGTMPTIVGGIPAAAPASVGAVEPVTQGAQVADASDVTAVSDVADDPGASGYADALSALQTTLAGLPELLGPAGHGIGSNSWVVSGSLTDTGEPLLANDPHLGPTMPSIWAQMGLSCSTVGDACGYRVSGYTFSGLPGVVIGHNEQVAWGFTNLGPDVADLYIERIADDTYELDGRQVPFETREETIDVAGGDPVTITVRSTERGPIVTDLTENFTRVADGYPEASGLPEGDYGLSLQWTALTPGTTPSAIFALNRAKSWTQFQDAAALFDVPSQNLVYADVEGNIGYQAPGNVPIRASGDGTLPLPGWTSGNGWVGRVPFAQLPSVLNPERGYLVTANNAVSADDPFLTADWDLGYRARGIEQRLREHIDAGEPITAEMMADIQLDTGDANAATFLEVIPTLELDGDAASGAELLASWDAHADADSPGAAYFAVFWKTLLERMFHDLPDGTRPVGGDRWFGVVDTLLDEPDSPWWTDPDTGATGRDAVIAASLAAAWQEAGDRLGSDPERWRWGRLHTLTLRNQSFGESGIGPIEWLFNRGPYELGGGSAIPNAIAWDASVGYEVNWVPSMRMIVDVSDWDASRWINLTGASGHAFSTHYDDQTKLWQAGQTRPWPFTADAVTDARADTLVLLPAG; encoded by the coding sequence GTGGGCACCGACGCGCCTCGCACGCACCGACGACGTCTCGTTCCGTTCCTCGTGGGCCTGCTGGTGGCCGTGCTCGTGCTGGTAGTGGTCGCCGGCGGTCTCGGCTGGTGGACGGTCTCGCGCTCGTTCCCGACGACGAGCGGGCGCATCGACGCGGCCGGGCTCCAGATGCCCGTCACCGTGGTGCGTGACGACGCCGGCATCCCGCACCTCACGGCCGACACCGACCACGACCTGTTCTTCGCGCAGGGCTACGTGCACGCGCAAGACCGGTTCTGGGAGATGGACTTCCGTCGGCACGTCACCTCGGGCCGGCTCGCCGAGCTGTTCGGCGAGTCGCAGGTCGGCACCGATGCGTTCATCCGCACCCTGAACTGGCGCGGCGTCGCGCAGGTCGAGTACGAGCAGCTCGACGAGCCGACCCGGGCCATCTACGACGCATACGCCGAGGGCGTGAACGCCTTCCTCGCCGGGCACTCGGGCGCCGAGCTCTCGCTCGAGTACGCGGTGCTCGGCCTGCAGAACCCGGGCTACTCCCCCGAGCCGTGGAGCCCCGTCGACTCGATCGCCTGGCTGAAGGCGATGGCGTGGGATCTGCGCTCGAACCTCGAGGACGAGATCGACCGCGCCCTGCTGTCGACGGTGCTGCCGCCCGAGGAGGTGCAGCGGCTGCACCCCGGCTACTCGTGGGGAACGATGCCGACGATCGTCGGCGGGATTCCGGCCGCGGCGCCCGCCTCGGTCGGCGCGGTCGAGCCGGTCACGCAGGGCGCGCAGGTCGCGGATGCGTCGGATGTCACGGCCGTTTCGGATGTCGCAGACGACCCGGGTGCCTCCGGCTACGCCGACGCGCTCTCGGCGCTGCAGACCACGCTCGCCGGCCTGCCCGAGCTGCTGGGGCCAGCCGGCCACGGCATCGGCTCGAACTCGTGGGTCGTCTCGGGGTCGCTCACCGACACCGGCGAGCCGCTGCTGGCGAACGACCCGCACCTCGGGCCGACGATGCCCTCGATCTGGGCGCAGATGGGCCTGTCGTGCTCCACGGTCGGCGACGCGTGCGGGTACCGGGTGTCGGGGTACACGTTCTCGGGCCTGCCGGGCGTGGTCATCGGCCACAACGAGCAGGTGGCGTGGGGCTTCACGAACCTCGGCCCCGACGTGGCCGACCTCTACATCGAGCGCATCGCCGACGACACGTACGAGCTCGACGGCCGGCAGGTGCCCTTCGAGACCCGCGAAGAGACCATCGACGTCGCGGGCGGCGACCCGGTGACGATCACCGTGCGCTCGACCGAGCGCGGGCCGATCGTCACCGACCTCACCGAGAACTTCACGCGCGTCGCCGACGGCTACCCCGAGGCATCCGGCCTGCCCGAGGGCGACTACGGGCTCTCGCTGCAGTGGACCGCCCTCACGCCCGGCACCACGCCGTCGGCGATCTTCGCGCTCAACCGGGCGAAGAGCTGGACGCAGTTCCAGGACGCGGCTGCGCTGTTCGACGTGCCGAGCCAGAACCTCGTCTACGCCGATGTCGAAGGCAACATCGGCTACCAGGCGCCCGGCAACGTGCCGATCCGCGCGTCGGGCGACGGCACGCTGCCGCTGCCCGGCTGGACGAGCGGAAACGGCTGGGTGGGGCGCGTGCCGTTCGCCCAGCTGCCGAGCGTGCTGAACCCCGAGCGCGGCTACCTCGTGACCGCGAACAACGCGGTGAGTGCCGACGATCCGTTCCTCACCGCCGACTGGGATCTCGGCTACCGCGCCCGCGGCATCGAGCAGCGCCTGCGCGAGCACATCGACGCGGGCGAGCCGATCACCGCCGAGATGATGGCCGACATCCAGCTCGACACCGGCGACGCGAACGCGGCGACGTTCCTCGAGGTGATCCCGACGCTCGAGCTCGACGGCGATGCCGCGAGCGGCGCGGAACTGCTCGCCTCGTGGGACGCGCACGCCGACGCCGACAGCCCTGGCGCCGCGTACTTCGCCGTGTTCTGGAAGACGCTGCTCGAGCGCATGTTCCACGACCTGCCCGACGGCACGCGTCCGGTCGGCGGCGATCGCTGGTTCGGCGTGGTCGACACGCTGCTCGACGAACCCGACTCACCCTGGTGGACCGACCCCGACACCGGCGCCACCGGCCGCGACGCCGTCATCGCCGCGTCGCTCGCCGCCGCCTGGCAGGAGGCGGGCGACCGGCTCGGCAGCGACCCCGAGCGCTGGCGCTGGGGCCGCCTGCACACGCTGACGCTGCGCAACCAGAGCTTCGGCGAGTCGGGCATCGGCCCCATCGAGTGGCTGTTCAACCGCGGGCCGTACGAGCTCGGCGGGGGTTCGGCGATTCCGAACGCGATCGCGTGGGACGCGTCGGTCGGCTACGAGGTCAACTGGGTGCCGTCGATGCGGATGATCGTGGATGTCTCGGACTGGGACGCGTCACGGTGGATCAACCTCACCGGGGCGTCGGGGCACGCGTTCTCGACGCACTACGACGACCAGACGAAGCTGTGGCAGGCCGGGCAGACGCGCCCCTGGCCGTTCACGGCCGACGCCGTCACCGACGCCCGCGCCGACACCCTCGTGCTACTGCCGGCCGGCTGA
- a CDS encoding DUF3117 domain-containing protein has translation MAAMKPRTGDGPMEAVKEGRLIIVRVPLEGGGRLVVSVNDAEAKELYDVLGGVVNPA, from the coding sequence ATGGCGGCCATGAAGCCACGCACCGGAGACGGGCCGATGGAGGCTGTGAAGGAGGGTCGACTCATCATCGTGCGGGTTCCGCTCGAAGGAGGCGGCCGCCTCGTCGTCTCGGTGAACGATGCTGAGGCCAAGGAGCTCTACGACGTCCTCGGCGGCGTCGTGAATCCCGCCTGA
- the dapC gene encoding succinyldiaminopimelate transaminase, with amino-acid sequence MALGALPDYPWDLMGPFRARAEAHPDGVVDLSIGSPVDPTPDIVRAALAEATDAHAYPTTIGTPALREAIVDWFRRRRGVTGLDAASVLPTIGSKELVALLPFMLGVGEGDVVVHPRAAYPTYEMGAVLSGATAFASDDPAEWPAATRLVWLNSPGNPDGRVLGVDELRAARARVRELGAVIVGDECYAELGWEGEWSDAPVPSLLDPRVTDGDHGGTLAIYSLSKQSNMAGYRAAFVAGDPALIARLTNVRKHAGLMLPAPLQHAMVVALGDDAHVAAQKARYRARRDLLKPALEASGFRIDRSEAGLYLWVTEGRDAWESIGRLADLGIVAGPGHFYGVHFPEHVRLSLTASDERIAAAARRLRAASLG; translated from the coding sequence GTGGCGCTCGGAGCGCTTCCCGACTACCCGTGGGATCTCATGGGTCCCTTCCGCGCCCGCGCCGAGGCGCATCCCGACGGCGTCGTCGACCTCTCGATCGGCTCGCCCGTCGACCCGACGCCCGACATCGTGCGCGCCGCGCTCGCCGAGGCCACCGACGCGCACGCCTACCCCACCACGATCGGCACGCCCGCCCTGCGCGAGGCGATCGTCGACTGGTTCCGGCGTCGGCGTGGCGTCACGGGACTCGACGCGGCATCCGTACTGCCCACCATCGGCTCCAAAGAGCTCGTCGCGCTGCTGCCGTTCATGCTCGGCGTTGGTGAGGGCGACGTCGTCGTGCATCCGCGCGCCGCGTACCCCACCTACGAGATGGGCGCGGTGCTGAGCGGCGCGACCGCGTTCGCCTCCGACGATCCGGCCGAGTGGCCGGCCGCGACGCGCCTGGTCTGGCTGAACAGCCCGGGCAACCCCGACGGGCGGGTGCTCGGCGTCGACGAGCTGCGGGCCGCCCGCGCTCGCGTGCGCGAACTCGGCGCCGTGATCGTGGGCGACGAGTGCTACGCCGAGCTCGGCTGGGAGGGCGAGTGGTCGGATGCCCCGGTGCCGAGCCTGCTCGATCCGCGGGTCACCGACGGCGACCACGGCGGCACGCTCGCGATCTACTCGCTCTCGAAGCAGTCGAACATGGCGGGGTACCGCGCCGCCTTCGTCGCCGGCGACCCGGCGCTCATCGCGAGGCTCACCAACGTGCGCAAGCACGCCGGACTCATGCTGCCGGCACCGCTGCAGCACGCGATGGTCGTGGCCCTCGGCGACGACGCGCACGTCGCCGCGCAGAAGGCGCGGTACCGCGCCCGGCGCGACCTGCTGAAGCCGGCGCTCGAGGCGTCGGGGTTCCGCATCGACCGCAGCGAAGCGGGCCTGTATCTGTGGGTCACCGAGGGGCGCGACGCGTGGGAGTCGATCGGCCGGCTCGCCGATCTCGGCATCGTGGCGGGCCCGGGCCACTTCTACGGCGTGCACTTCCCCGAGCACGTGCGGCTCTCGCTCACCGCCTCCGACGAGCGCATCGCGGCGGCCGCCCGGCGGCTCAGGGCGGCATCACTGGGGTGA
- the dapE gene encoding succinyl-diaminopimelate desuccinylase — protein sequence MPAETPAPLDLTADPVAITRAICDIPSESGDERVLADLIEQALARASHLEVVRDGDAIVARTNLGRARRVVIAGHIDTVPINGNVPTRFETDPDGTEYLWGRGTVDMKAGVAVQLKLALELDEPIVDLTWMWYDHEEVSAALNGLGRLVANRPELFEGDFAILGEPSNGQVEGGCNGTLRAEVRATGLRAHSARSWVGENAIHKLSPALAKLAAYEAETVEVDGLAYREGLNAVIVRGGIAGNVIPDEAVLEVNYRFAPSKSVADAAEFVTDFFGGYEVTVVDSADGARPGLDDPLAQEFVRAVGAEPKPKYGWTDVARFSALGVPAVNFGPGDPLKAHADDERVAVHQIVDGERALRAWLTGAA from the coding sequence GTGCCCGCCGAAACCCCTGCGCCCCTCGACCTCACCGCCGACCCGGTCGCGATCACGCGGGCGATCTGCGACATCCCGAGCGAGTCGGGCGACGAGCGGGTGCTGGCCGACCTGATCGAGCAGGCGCTCGCCCGGGCATCCCATCTCGAGGTCGTGCGCGACGGCGACGCGATCGTGGCGCGCACGAATCTGGGGCGCGCCCGCCGAGTCGTGATCGCGGGCCATATCGACACGGTGCCGATCAACGGCAATGTGCCGACCCGCTTCGAGACCGACCCCGACGGCACCGAGTATCTGTGGGGCCGCGGCACGGTCGACATGAAGGCCGGCGTCGCGGTGCAGCTGAAGCTCGCGCTTGAGCTCGACGAGCCCATCGTCGACCTGACCTGGATGTGGTACGACCACGAAGAGGTCTCAGCGGCGCTGAACGGGCTCGGCCGACTCGTCGCGAACCGACCCGAACTGTTCGAGGGCGACTTCGCCATCCTCGGCGAACCCTCGAACGGGCAGGTCGAGGGCGGCTGCAACGGCACCCTGCGCGCCGAGGTGCGCGCGACCGGCCTGCGGGCGCACTCGGCGCGCAGCTGGGTGGGCGAGAACGCCATCCACAAGCTCTCGCCCGCGCTCGCGAAGCTCGCCGCGTACGAGGCCGAAACGGTCGAGGTCGACGGCCTCGCCTACCGCGAGGGCCTGAACGCGGTGATCGTGCGCGGCGGCATCGCCGGCAACGTCATCCCCGACGAGGCGGTGCTCGAGGTCAACTACCGGTTCGCGCCCTCGAAGTCGGTCGCCGACGCCGCCGAGTTCGTCACCGACTTCTTCGGCGGCTACGAGGTGACGGTCGTCGACAGCGCCGACGGCGCCCGGCCCGGCCTCGACGACCCGCTGGCGCAGGAGTTCGTGCGCGCCGTCGGCGCCGAACCGAAGCCCAAGTACGGCTGGACGGATGTCGCGCGCTTCAGCGCGCTCGGCGTGCCGGCCGTGAACTTCGGCCCGGGCGACCCGTTGAAGGCGCACGCCGACGATGAGCGCGTCGCCGTGCACCAGATCGTCGACGGCGAGCGAGCGCTGCGCGCCTGGCTCACCGGCGCGGCCTGA
- a CDS encoding twin-arginine translocase TatA/TatE family subunit, with amino-acid sequence MFGLTFEKLLIIGVIAVFLLGPERLPHYAAKLGQLVRTVRDFANGAKDRMREEMGPEFDDVDWKQLDPRQYDPRRIIREALSDADPFAEPAAKPVVARAAVNENSAYLQRKRKQLAASEPAPFDAEAT; translated from the coding sequence ATGTTCGGCCTGACGTTCGAGAAGCTCCTGATCATCGGGGTGATCGCCGTCTTCCTGCTCGGGCCCGAACGGCTGCCTCACTACGCCGCCAAGCTCGGCCAGCTGGTTCGTACGGTGCGCGACTTCGCGAACGGCGCCAAAGACCGCATGCGCGAAGAGATGGGCCCCGAGTTCGACGACGTCGACTGGAAGCAGCTCGACCCGCGTCAGTACGACCCGCGTCGCATCATCCGCGAGGCGTTGAGCGACGCCGACCCGTTCGCCGAGCCCGCCGCGAAGCCCGTGGTGGCGCGCGCCGCGGTGAACGAGAACTCCGCCTACCTGCAGCGCAAGCGCAAGCAGCTCGCCGCGAGCGAGCCCGCCCCGTTCGACGCCGAGGCGACGTAG
- a CDS encoding O-methyltransferase — translation MSEHDLNWKYVDESVADGDAVGRARQQSLELGIDAVSPATAAQLAVLAAASRAESIIEVGTGVGVSGLSMLLAARGSLLTSIDSETEYQQHARTHFADAGIPPARIRLITGRASEVLPRMNESSYDIVFIDADPASVIEYVEHGLRLAKPGGMVLVARALWKGRVADPARRDDTTVAFRTLITELAASPAVVTAISPAGDGLLQIVKLGA, via the coding sequence GTGTCCGAACACGACCTGAACTGGAAGTACGTCGACGAGTCGGTCGCCGACGGCGACGCCGTCGGGCGCGCCAGGCAGCAGTCGCTCGAGCTCGGCATCGACGCGGTCTCGCCGGCCACGGCTGCACAGCTCGCGGTGCTGGCCGCCGCGAGCAGGGCCGAGTCGATCATCGAGGTCGGCACCGGTGTCGGCGTCTCGGGCCTGTCGATGCTGCTCGCCGCACGCGGGTCGCTGCTCACCTCGATCGACTCCGAGACCGAGTACCAGCAGCACGCCCGCACCCACTTCGCCGATGCGGGAATCCCGCCGGCACGCATCCGCCTCATCACGGGGCGCGCGAGCGAGGTGCTGCCCCGCATGAACGAGTCGTCGTATGACATCGTCTTCATCGACGCCGACCCGGCGTCGGTGATCGAGTACGTCGAGCATGGGCTGCGCCTCGCGAAACCGGGCGGCATGGTGCTCGTGGCGCGCGCTCTGTGGAAGGGCCGCGTGGCCGATCCGGCCAGGCGCGACGACACGACCGTGGCGTTCCGCACGCTCATCACCGAGCTCGCGGCCTCGCCGGCCGTGGTCACGGCCATCTCCCCCGCCGGAGACGGCCTGTTGCAGATCGTGAAGCTGGGCGCCTGA